One window of Myripristis murdjan chromosome 8, fMyrMur1.1, whole genome shotgun sequence genomic DNA carries:
- the LOC115363359 gene encoding casein kinase I yields the protein MELRVGNKYRLGRKIGSGSFGDIYLGANIATGEEVAIKLECVKTKHPQLHIESKFYKMMQGGVGIPSIKWCGAEGDYNVMVMELLGPSLEDLFNFCSRKFSLKTVLLLADQMISRIEYIHSKNFIHRDVKPDNFLMGLGKKGNLVYIIDFGLAKKYRDARTHQHIPYRENKNLTGTARYASINTHLGIEQSRRDDLESLGYVLMYFNLGSLPWQGLKAATKRQKYERISEKKMSTPIEVLCKGYPSEFSTYLNFCRSLRFDDKPDYSYLRQLFRNLFHRQGFSYDYVFDWNMLKFGASRTTEDGDRERRTGDDRDERIGGAPRGSAARGLPPGPNPPAANRVRNGPEQAISNPASRVQQSGNTSPRAISRAERERKVSMRLHRGAPANVSSSDLTARHDQSRISTSQVSMPFEHMGK from the exons ATGGAGCTGAGAGTGGGGAACAAGTATCGGCTCGGACGAAAGATAGGGAGTGGTTCCTTTGGAGACATTTACCTTG GTGCCAACATTGCAACTGGTGAGGAAGTAGCCATTAAGCTGGAATGTGTGAAGACTAAACACCCACAGTTGCACATTGAAAGCAAGTTCTACAAGATGATGCAGGGAGGAG tGGGTATCCCGTCGATAAAGTGGTGCGGTGCAGAGGGAGACTACAACGTGATGGTAATGGAGCTGCTGGGTCCCAGTCTGGAGGACTTATTCAACTTCTGCTCCCGGAAGTTCAGCCTCAAGACTGTCCTGCTATTGGCAGACCAGATG ATCAGTCGCATTGAGTACATCCACTCAAAGAATTTCATTCATCGGGATGTGAAGCCAGACAACTTCCTTATGGGGCTGGGCAAGAAGGGCAACCTGGTATATATTATTGACTTTGGCCTGGCCAAGAAGTACCGTGATGCCCGCACACACCAGCACATCCCCTACAGGGAGAACAAGAACCTCACTGGCACTGCACGCTATGCCTCCATCAACACACATCTGGGAATCG AGCAGTCCAGACGTGATGACCTGGAGTCTCTGGGCTATGTCCTCATGTACTTCAACCTGGGCTCCCTACCCTGGCAAGGCCTCAAGGCTGCCACCAAGAGGCAAAAGTATGAGCGAATCAGTGAGAAGAAAATGTCCACCCCCATCGAGGTGCTCTGCAAAGGATACCCCT CCGAATTCTCAACGTACCTGAATTTCTGCCGTTCACTTCGTTTTGACGACAAGCCAGACTACTCTTACCTACGGCAGCTCTTCAGGAATCTTTTCCACCGACAGGGCTTCTCCTATGATTACGTCTTCGACTGGAACATGCTCAAATTT GGTGCCAGCCGGACAACTGAGGACGGTGACAGGGAAAGGAGGACGGGCGATGACAGAGATGAACGGATCGGAGGAGCCCCCAGGGGGTCTGCAGCACGGGGCCTTCCCCCGGGACCTAACCCACCAGCTGCCAACAGAGTCAGGAACGGACCTGAGCAGGCTATCTCTAACCCTGCCTCACGGGTCCAGCAGTCCG GGAACACGTCACCGCGTGCAATATCTCGTgccgagagggagagaaaggtgaGCATGCGGCTCCATCGTGGGGCCCCTGCCAATGTGTCATCTTCTGACCTCACAGCTCGTCACGACCAGTCCCGAATTTCCACATCACAG GTCAGCATGCCATTCGAGCACATGGGGAAGTAA